The DNA window catcctcATGAACGTCaggaccatagactgtatacaaAGATAGACGATACATCTCCACCTAGCCCCATGGTACAGGagtgaagctaaaatatcccAGATGCAGCCACTGCCATCTTCCTCTGGTGACATAATTTGGACCCAGAGTCTGCGCAGGAGCGATCTCTGCGGTGTCAAGTTTCCCGCTCAAACACCCAACCAAAACTGAATGGTTTCCTAGCAGAACACAGCATGTAACACTttgatcagtgttattcacttcacccgtCAGTAGTTTCATTATTGTTAAGGACATGCTCCTAACATTTTATACATCTGGTATTCAGTATAATCTCAGGTATTTTACCAGCCTAGATGAAAAACACTGGGTCAGCTCAGCCAATGTACTTGACGTCAGTGCAGCGTCCTTTTCAGGGCCCAGTCTGTATTTTTGAACGAACAAATCTGGGGCATGTTTCACATAAATTTACACAAATATTACAGTTTTGGTCATAAATGGGGGGAAAGGTGGTCGGTGTTTCTCAGCAGATCTTTTACAAATTAAaggcctttttttgtttacaaactgATGTAAACAGCATCAGGAACATTTTAATAAGTTGACAGTGTTTGTATTAAATTAAGTCAACTTGGAGGTGGTATCAGGCTCCaatacattttgaattttggtgTAGGGGCTACCTTTGGTTTACATTTGTATAATGGGTTCCCACTTTGACTGGAAATATTTATGTGGATATAAATGGTTAGCGAAACTGTTTTGGAGTGATGCAAGTGTCTTACAtatgtaaagtgtgtgtgtgtgtgtgtgttttaactgAAACTGTTTTATGCAAATGTCTAAATATGCAAAAACCATTTAAACTATGTCATGCTCTGACATAAACTCAGGCATATTACCTGTTCACTACCTGTGTTATACCAAAGATCTTGTGTAATCATGAGTGAGTCTAcgttttggaaataaaaattGACAAAACACAGTGTCTcaggaaatgtttattttctaattcacaggTCCCATGTCTACAGTTTAGCCGTTGTACATGCAGTGTAGAccaacattattattaataccATGAagatcaaagtgctttttaaagTCTAACAAAGTCCTACAACAGATATTCAAGTTTTCCTTCGACTGGAACGTGTGTAATCTGTTCTACTGACCGAATCTCAGTCTCTTCAGTTTGGGGATTTGAGGCTGCAACAACTCAACAATGGATGTTTAGTCAGTGCAGACTGACAGGTCCCCTAAAGTCAGCCTTTAACAGTAGATAAAGGAATCCTAAAGTTCACAGCTCTACAACACTGGCAGGTCAGCACTCTGGAGCTCTTGGGCGCCACTGTTGGATGCTAAGTATAGCGTTGTAGCTGACACAGGCACAACTTGTGGATCTCCCTGCCAGTGGTGTTtgaaaaggagagaggaagcATAGCACTTATCAGGAGGTGTTAGGTTAGTCCTCAATGGAGCGGATGTATCTCTCATAGGCTGCTTCGTCCATTAGAGCATCAAGCTCTGCAGGGTTGCAAATGGTCATCTTCATCAGCCAACCTATATTGAAAAGGTTAAAATCAGGTTAAGTTATGAGTTAATGaccatatcagtgtttctgaaTACTTTAGCCCATTTTGCATAAGTCACATATTTTTGATATCACTGCCATTATTTTCCAAAGCACTATTTTCCAGGTGAAAACCTACTTATTGATACATTGAGCCTGTATGAGATAGGTAGTCCATCACCATCAACAATATGTAAATCTAAAAATTCTTCAGCGCAATGCATTCATGCAGCAATAAAATCATTCTGACAAGAGAAAAAGCAGACAATATTCAGTCTCATGGATTACTGTATAAACCAAGTCACGTCAAGTCTGTAAATACAGTTTCATATTTGTAAATTAAAGGAAACCTAGTTGCACTTTGGGGGAGTAGGAAAAGCACATAAATCTATGTAAAGCACAGGTATGCCATGAAGAAtggttagcagtaatttaaaAGAACTTGTGACCTAGGGCTACAACATGCAAAGTTATTGGTATGGATCAGATGTAGAGAGAAGATGGGTCACACTTAAAAGATACAAAATATGCCTAAAGGTTcattttaacagaaaaaaaaataataatgatatcaGATTGTATAAGGTACAGGCTCTCAATCTTCATAACAGGCCTCATCTCCTATCCTAATGTGGCTACCTTCTGTGTCATGTTGCATTACTGCCATCTACTGGCGAAAAAATAAAGAAGCTAGATCCCTGAAATCTCACAGCCCATTGATGTGAATTATGAtgattggttaaaaaaaaaagtaaaaacactgtacaAATATTTTATCAGTGCATATGTATTCATTTTTCAATCCACAGcatattaaattattatatttttgaaCAAGTACATGCAAGGCATTTATCTATACACATTAGGTTTGGGTATAAAACTTGTTTGTTGTTTCAACACAAGAAGCTCCCCAGCGTATTAACTCCAAACACTGACCAAATTTATATTGCAAGATATACACCGGTCAAACGACAGTGGCAGTAACAGTATTTAGAGGGTAAACAAAGACTAGCGTCAATGTACAAACTGTATATATGACCTTAGACTCCAGTGCAGAGGGTTGTCAATACAGTCAAAAATCATCCTACAACTTCGCTTCCTTTTCCCTCACATTAGCCCAAAGTAATTTTGGCTTCTTTCACTTTCCAATACCTTCCTCGAATAACAGAATGACCTACATGGACTATGTACCTTTTAGAGATCAGATttagggctttttgcctttattatagTTCAGCTGGAAAGAGACAGGAaagaggagacaaagagaggggGAATAACCCGCAGCAAAGAGCTGCAGGTTGGAATGGAACCCAAGCTGCTACCTCAGCCTACATGGGGCGCACACCaaccaggtgagctagtggtCGCCCCTGGACTAAATATGTTTTTGAGTGTCTTTACCATCTTTGTAGCAGGATTTGTTGACCAGACCAGGGTTATCTGCCAGTAGTGTATTGACCTCTACAACTTCTCCGGTCAAAGGGGAATAGAGTTCACTTGCAGCCTTCACACTTTCCAGAGCTCCAAACTCATCTGTCACAGGAGATGTTAGAAAGAAGTGCATTCACATCAAAGTTAGAGCATTTCAGAAGTCTGGCaatgacacagaggacacatgcAAATATTGCTAGGTTATGTTGACCTAAAGTAGGTTACGTGTTTGTGGTTTGTCTACATTTATTTGCCCAAACACAGGTGTTAGAAGCATTTTACAACCAAATGCATTTCTGGCAAGTTGCCATGCAAATGATTGTTTCCCAACATACTTTGTCTGGGGGGAAAAATATGTAGCTCTTGCTTTAAAATGCAGAATCATTTATTTTGAGTTGTGTTGTCACAATATTGGAATTTAAAACTTTGATTCAATACTTTGGAAAGTATTCATATTCAATATCACTTTTGAAACCACAGGGAAAATGGACATTGTGGGTACACAATTTACATTAttgattaaaaattaaatacaataaGGCTAACATGACaatgatgacttttttcaaagttagtagcagaatgactgtaatgaatataacagtaaaacaaagtgAGAAAGCACAGCTGGTATTGATAATATAGAATATTAGTCTGCaaattgtgttttaaatattcagAATCGATATGTATTGATGCATCAATATTTGTGACAACATTAATTAGGATTATTACTATTTAAGTATCCATGTGTTGTAAGGTATGTTGTGTTGGAAAAACTTAATACATCTATAACATTTCAAAACTGCACACAATCTCTTGAACCAATAGACAAAAATAATACCAACTTATCCTGCACGTCATTTCTGACGCCCTCAAGTTGAACTAAaacaagattttattttaaactaCTATTCATATGGGAAATTGAACATTTTAAATCTGTACATTAAAAGCAAGTTAAGAATAGTGACCTTGCTGCCATCTCTTGAGTAATAACAGTCAGGGTGTGTACAGGTATCTGATAGTAAAATGTCATGCTTTTTAAAACCCGCTCAAGACACCTTTTAAGcaaatttaggacagatttttgggacaaatcatgttttacttatttaaacAACACAGGTAAGCACTGCAGGGAAGTAGTATGtatgtggtcttgtgcagaggtaagtgttttgtaggaatatggttattagagtgagttaagcCAACAAgtaagtgcaagtatgaagCAAAATGACAGTATatagtttttaaagatttataaCATTAGAAAGGTGGACTTTTACACAGAAAGCTACTCATTTTCACAAGATGaaattgaaaaatgaaattagataaaatgtttgtagtaGTTAACACCATTGAGACTATTTAAAGACCTTTAAGGCCTTATTGTTGTAATACTGAGTTTAAGGCATTTAAGACTTTTGTAGGACCTGTAGACTCACTGGCAGTGGTGATATTGACAACATCAGATAATTAATCATgtatatttgattaaaaaagaagtaaacGCATTTTTAATCAGCATTATAACAGACGTATGCAACAGGCTTTATTAATTTCATATTAgtactttacaggtgtgtaatgtaatgtaagcCTGAGTCACACTACTTTAAACTCCATACCTTGTTGAGCCAGCTGTGTTCCCACCTCTGGCAGTCCACAGTAAACTACATCTCCCAGAGCCTCCTGCAAGGGGCAGAAACCAAGGTCAAAGGTAGTAGCATAACTGTTTACTTTGTGTTGCatgatcatgtgtgtgtgtctgtgtgagtgtgcgcaCCGCAGGGACCGCAGGAAACTTACTTGCGCAAACATGCTGATACCGACAGTCCCAATTCCGTCCTCTTCTACTCGAATCCATTCATGCTTGTCTGTGAACTTAAGCGCTGCAAGATAACACAACAAACTCAGAACACAAAACGCCTCCCAGCAGAAGAGTTTGAAGTATTGTGCGTGAATCACAACCAGAAGAAAAacggacagacatgcagcaGCGCCGTCAGCTCTCGTGTCCTTTTCTCTAGCTACCGTTACCCTCTAGCTACCgaaaatgttagctaacatgctaCATTAAGACACATTCACGGAGGAATACCTGCTGTTAATCGACTAGACGTGGCTAGTGATCTTCCAAAATAAGGTTTAGATGCCAGCCGTAAGGGTGGAAGTGTTGCCGAGCGGGTAAGTAAAGGCAAAACTGTGAAAAAGTTGGAAGAGACGGAGCGGAATAGCCCACAGGCGGCCATGTTTGTCGCTTACTGATGAGAGCGAggggcttcttcttctgtgatgTTTTACGGCAGCCGGCAGCCGCAACGTTACACTTGCTGCCACCTTCCGGAGGTATTACATTACTGCGCCATCTTAATTTAAGATCTCTTACTTGTTCATTGTAATGAGTAAAGGTAGGCCTCTCTCCCTTTTGTCTCCTGCTCCAAGTACTTTAGCCATTTAGCcgtttatcttttatttatttttttttattcatttttcccCTCAGATTTAGATAATTTtatgtttctctttgtttttaacagcTTCCTATGCCAACTTGTCCACCTTTACTCTGCACttaaatgtttaataaaatatggcATACTGGTATTTCTTCATTTCCTGATGTCTTGCCAGCTTTGGTAAACACCCTTTTTAACTCTCCCAgttctctctgcctcttcttCCCTTCTCAGACAATTTAGCCTATTAGAGCCGTGTACCTCTCCTTCAAGGATGGATATTAGAATGGATTATCAAGGGTTTCTATGGTCATATCACTATTAATCTGATTCAAACGTTCATCACGGTCTTCCtttaaggttcagtgtgtaggctTTGGGGGGATGTATTGGAAGAAATGGAGAGTAATATAATAAGAATgatttctttggtgtataatcacctaaaaaataagtattgttatgtttttgttaccttagaatgagtcttTTATATCTAAACAGGATGCAGTTCCTTGTTCACATAGTCccccatgttgcactgccatgtttctacagtagcctaaaacagacaaaccaaacactggctccagatagggccatttgtgctGTCTCATCAGCCACCGTATATAGCAACCCCTCCACAACAAGAGGgttggaaaaacacatttttctttatacttgaaatttatttattcagtgttttgaccAGTTATAATCACTTCGCCCATTTGTTTTggtgaggaagagacctctgcagatatttcagctcctggtataaacctcctcaacaatgaacacacagctgtacatcgccgtgtctcctgatgacacagggccaattgatacCCTTTTAAACTGTAAGactcaagactcacctttttaaatttaacttttaactgatttctgttactcttttatttcttatatgttattttaatttctgatgcttttaaatgatttatttttaatctttatgcatttcattattattaagtttctaaatcttcatttatatatttattattattttatctcatacttgttttatcttatcatattgccttttagtcttttagtttttagctccagtgtttcctcatggggggcctccacactgagaggtgtgCCCTGTCTGCCCGCGGGGACGTCGtcctggagatccctcaggTCCGAAGGACTGGGAGGCTCTgacaccatgtgtggagtccacccTAGTCTATCTGggtcggggtggtctctgtggcggtGCTCCCTGTGGCCGTAGGCTGCGACACCTCTCAGTGAGGATGAGCTCCCTAtaggtggttctttcctcacctggttcctcctggtcaatatgtatgtaatatttttgttgtatgtttttattctgtgaagcactttgtgctgcatttttaatgtatgaaaagtgctatacaaataaagtttgattgattgattgattgattgattgattgactgattgattgaacaCTGAGAGACTtgtaaccaggagaagtttcagttggttgcaatatgcattcttcaccactagatgccactaaagccCCTTAAactttacacactggacctttaaacttcTCCAAGTTTCCTTTCCTGAGCATCCATTTTCCAACCCTGTCCACTTCAGTCACTGAATGTGAACATGAGACTGGATTATGATAACTACATACACTTCCTTACCAGTAACAGTCTGAAACAATATTATTTAAACCACTGTAAGTAGACTTCTTAGCTGTATTAACATCTATCCTTGTTTAACTAGTCATTTAAGCACACTAAATTCCTGTCATCTAACAAATCTCCTATAACCTGATCATTGTCTTTAGTTTTCCCACTTCCCCCCACAATGTGTTATGTGCGTCTTAGTCCCCACATCACACACTGCCTGCTCTACTTTGCCTTCTAAGTAGCCTGACTGCCTTCACCCTGTGTGTTCCTTGTCTTGACATTTGATTGTTGTAGTCTGTGAGCAAAATCAGCATCAGTGTCAGACCAAATAAACTGGACTTAATCAAAGCGATAAGCTCTGATTGACACACGTACTGCTGTGCTGTTATTTTTAGCATCAcgttccattaaaaaaaaaaaagaaaaaaaaaaagactgcctttattttgaaaacaaatccACGCCAGCAGCAcaccaaataaagaaaaaataaatggaaCGTGTGTGttaaaattaagtttatttaaaaGAGGATTCTGGAGAAGAACACAGGGTTACGTTGTTAGAAATTTGCTTCTTCCCGGAGACCCACACACCAGAATTTTAGACCCATATTGTTACTGTGTGTGATCTTTAAAAAACCACTACATGTGCGCTTTGACATCCAAAGTTATCACAGTTTCCCATATTGTGTAACCGGTTTGGAATTTGTGTAACATATGTGAGTGAAATAGTTTTGCAGATGACGACTACTTTAAATCAGATTTAAGGATGTAATTTATCTGTCTGCACATCCATGGCTCCATAAAATACTGCAGTGATGAAGGAGCCGCACAGATATCCCAAAACTACGAATCCTTTGTTCATAAATTCACACAAAGACTGATCAGACAGGTCTCAGAGCTCTTATTGACCACCCTAACAAAaacttaaattatttattaagtaacatttttattcatacaaaacaacagaatatATAAAGAAAAGGTCACTCTCATGCCTGGGAGTTCTACTATTGCTCAAAATTGCATTAGCTGAGGAAATGGCATGTtcggaatttaaaaaaaaataaaataaaataaagcaaatgTGAGTGTTTCACACGACCGTACACTCCCTTTGTCCTGTTCTGGCTTCATAAACTATGCtgtaaaacaaaactaaaaatacaGAACGACTAAAAAGTGTCCTCCCTTATACCTGGGCTAAAAGCTacaaacataaataacaaaagCACATTTGTTTGGCTTTTACATTACACAGCTTCAAGAGTCCATCCAGTGTCCACTTTTCCTTATTTGATTCTGaggaacaaacaaaaagaaaaaaaaaagaaaagaaagaaaacaaccacGATAACAACATCGATAACAGTAAAGAGAAACAACAGCTTGCTGTGGAGAGAGGAGTGAAAACAGAGGGGATGAaaactcctgtgtgtgtgtgtgtttggttgttttCTCCATCAGAGCTCATTGGAAGCTTGCTCGCCCTTGTTTAAAAGGCGTTGAACATGTAACATGTCTGTGTTAGGTCCCTCCTGCGGGGGGTGCTGTGTGCTGCTGGATGGGTGTGAGGAGCAGAGGTGAGTGCTGGCGGTCCGTGGCAGGCAGACAGAGGGGGGGTCTTTAGTCTGTAAAGTCTCTCTCCTCACTGTGGGGAAAGGAACAGCTAGGTTGGGAAAGCCAGGAAGTTCGTCTCGGACCACGGTCAGGTCACCGCCGTGCGCCGCAGAcgacacactctctctcttttgtacacacacactcctgacGTCTTGGTGcccacaaacacacgcacaatCAGCCGGACCCAGACACCCCTGCTGGTTGTTTTAGGTGGTCCGTTCCTCCCCGTCGGTCTCCTGCTTGGTCCGGCGTAGGTTGCTCTTCATCTTCACAAACTCGGGAGTGttctcctgttcctcctcgATTTTCTgctgctccagctccagctgcaacaagacagacaacaacaaagtcagaCTAAGGGGAGACACTGCATGTGAAAGCAGTTTTTCATGCACTAGTTAGACAGATGCATGTTGTTTCATGTTGCAAAGTCTAGTCAGCAACTTTAGAAAGAAACTAGGTCCATCTAAGTGCAAAAGTGACAGTTTACTTTTATGCTTTCAATCATTTACCTGCTCTAGTTTCTGTTGTCTTTTCATGAGCTCTATTTCCAGGTCGCTCCTCTTCTTGTgggcctcctgctcctccttctGAGCCTTGAGCACttgctccctctttctcttctccAGAACCTTCTGGAGCTCAGGTTTGTTCTGAGGAGCCAGACCCCTGCGCACAATCAGTGAGACAGCATGTTACTAAAACAAAGCTTAATGAGCAACATCCGATGACACCACAGAGCCCCACTCGGGGGGAGATTAGTCTTTGCGTTCATGCGTAACAGATGATGAGCGTGACCTCATTCTAGTTTGACGTGCAGATCTGTATTAGATGTTGTGGATTAAAAATGTCAGTCGTGTTTCAGGAAAGTTTTGATTAGGAGCCCAATCACAGATTGTTCCACATACACCAGTCTGTGAATGTGAAGGCTGCCAGTGTTGAAACTGACTTTGGAAAAGAGAGTTGAAACTGAGGGCATATTTCCcccttttctttcccttttcttAGTCCCAAAAACAACAGCCCATATCTTAAACTATCTAACACACACTCCTTACATGGAAACTATCTCAAAGTTACAAGTCTCTGGTAAACTTGCGAGACTGTTACACAACAGCCCGGGCTGTTCAGCAAATTTCAGGATGGGACATTTTACCAAAGTGTGAGCGTGTCTTGCGAAgaacaaaaataccaaatgttACGTAATGCTCCAAACTCCTCCAAATTACgagggaggaggtgggggcTGAGGATGAGGCTTGGGAGGAGGGGTACTTAAGACAGAGGGGAATAGAGATGGGCTGGAGTCGAGGCAGAAGGCAATAAATAGCAAAGCCCACAAAGGATTAGGGAGGCACAACAAAGTGCAACACAAGAATAAAAGAATCAAGTGTAGTAAAAGGGCAGAGGCTATCTGTTGGTAAGAAAATCCATCCTCCATGTCCCTGATTACATCGTTAATTCAATTTTAAAACCATACTgtccacctccacctctcctcctgGGTGCTAATTTCCCTTTCGTCATGAAAGCCTGCCTCTGTTCTTCAAAGAAAacacctgactgcagttcggcAACAACAGTGTCTTAATTAAATGCATTATTAAATCCTGAAGATTGCATAACCGAGCTCACAGTGTTCCAGGGAGTGGGAGTTAATTTACAACAAGCCACCACTTTATCTCAAGTCACTGCTGCAGATAATGTCCTGGTTTGCCTGAGAGTGGGTCCTGTGACAGCATTTAACAGTGTGAAGCAGAGCAGAGGGTAGAAGACGTGATCTGTTCAGGCTGTGTTCAAGCACCACGCTCTGAAGGGGAGGAGGGTCAAGGTCACGGAGAGCAGTAAGACAGGCTATTAAGATGCTTACCCCACTCTCCTTTCACCGTTGGTAACGTTTACATAATCACTGACCCTCCTCTCCGTGACTTCCTACGAGTGCACACCCTCTAGCAGACTGGGAAGAATGTGTGCTCACACATCAATACCTCCATCTGCTCAAATGCTTCGCCAGTTTTGGTGGCTGAGGTTCTGAAAttcctctgtatgtgtgtgtgtaggaaggGTCATCGCAGCTAAGGTAGCGAAGGCAGAGAAAGGCCCTCGGCGAGAGACTGTTTTGTAATCTTGATTACATAAcacattttttctctcttcatgcagccaatccatccatccatgcatccatccacccacccacccccacTCTCATCGGCGTGACTAATCCACTATGCAGGCAAGCTTTCTATACTTTCAGTGCACAACAGAGAGCCCTATCATAACAAGTATATCCCCCAAAAAGCCCACTAGATTTATCTCGCAGACTTCTCCTGATGCCCCGGGACTCTCTCCGTCTAGACGACGAGGAAAAAATACCTCACTGCATTTGGAATTTctaatatttttatgacatttcctCCAAGGCTTCCTGATCCTGCCCACCCTGGCCTGTTTTCCCATCATTCATTAATGCCCTGCCTCCATCGCTGCAACAGCACCTTACTCTTTGACCTGTTTAGGAGCAGAGCATCGCTGCTGTGATGTAACAGCTGTCAACAGCATGTGCGTTTGCGTAGCTATTAATAGCTCGGGCACAAAGCTGCCGCCGCTGTTTGGTGagagaaaatgcaaacattaaGTGTCAGAAGGGTGATGGCGGGCCCCAGTATGCATGTGATGGATGCTCACACAGTCTGCATTAATATCAGTAGCCACACCAGGTTCCTCATATACGGCACATCTGCGTGACCTTTACATAACCAATATTTGACACTTGGATGCACTTGGGGTTTTATATAATAGCTCCTTATGAAAGTTTTATATCCAGAGCTTTACATAATACTGCTGCTGGAGGTCGGGTGGGGTGGTCCAGTGAAGTCACCTCCAGTGACACACTGCAGGAGCATCAGTACAGTGTGCTTGGATGCTATCAAGCCaattacaacaaagcagcaGGGCGACTGTGTTAACTCATCCTCCATTAGTTAACTAAATTAGCCTGGATCTGGACACTGTATTGCTTTCCCCTGACTAATCTGTTTTGGATGGGGGTAAGCTTGAGATTGTTGCCATaagcaaacaaggaaatgatGATGATCCAGGAAACTGTTGGACACCAACAGAGGTTTATCACcccaataaacaaataaactactATCTTTATTCATAGGCTTGGAATTCGCCcatctttgttgttttcattttgtttatgtgCTTTAAACTGTGATAAAAAGGCATAAAGAGGGGACAAGGAGAGAGAGGTGCTGAGGGTGTATTATTCTGTCTCCTGACCTCTTCTGATTCATGAGCAGCTCTCGATGCAGGTCCTGGTGGTTTCGGGAGTTCTTGACCGGGTTGATCAGCTTCTTGGGTTTGATGAGCTCATCACAGTCCCCCTCCAGGTAGTCGGGCTCCGCCATGACGCTCCTCCCTGCTGACAGCGACAGACCAGGGTCACACGGATCTGAATCGACagaagcaaataaaacaaacttccatttaaCCACTTTCTCTCAGTAACATGGGTTTGGATGTGACGAGGCAGTGGTGACAGAAATCTCTTAAATCTCTCCTGCAAGGACACATTTTTCAGGgatctattttttttctcctttcaaaTCGTGACACGAGCATCTGCCTGATCCTCTGGCTCACGCTCAGTTTCTGAATTGTCTCTATAGTGATAGGACTCAGGCTGGAATTACATAATTGTTCACACTGAGTGGAGGAACATCTCATCCCACCGCCTGAAGCCATATTCAATATAATGAAGAGATGAATCAGAACAGTACAGGCACATAGTTATGTAAACATTGCAGAAGATGCTGAAACAATAGTAGCCCAAAGCTTCAATCCATGACCTCAGTAATCAAAGGATTTAGGACTAAAAGTGGGCACGCTGCCTTAATAAGCTAAAAACCAAAGATAGTGTATTTTCTCCCCGCTCTTCCTTCATCAAAATGAGGGAGTAGGGGGAGGCAGAGTGTACAGCCATATGCTCCTTCTTACTTTTGTATCTACCCTTGACCTTTCCTACTTTTCTATTCATCTACCCTTTGGCTCCCACTTGGACCCCCAGACGGCACTAGTACTCCCACTCATAGTCTGAAGTATGTGCATCAAGGATTGTACCATCTAGTCCTAAACTGAACTATTTATAGAAATCAAAACAGCTCGTGCTAAACCAGTATATCTCCTGAAAAAAGTGCCCCCTATCACACTGCAACAAAGCTGAGAGATAACTGGAATGCAGCAAGTTTGATGAGTGTCGCACGTTAATCACAGTGTACATACAATGTCGCAGAAATACAGACTTTGCTCCCATGAACATATATTTAGTTTAACTACCACTGAGGTGATGTTACGAGCTTCACACTCTTCATCAGACTGATGAAAAACGTGCAGCTCGAAGACGGCTTTTGCATGATCTCCTTGTATACCTCCTTGTTCGTACAAAATCAGAG is part of the Epinephelus lanceolatus isolate andai-2023 chromosome 5, ASM4190304v1, whole genome shotgun sequence genome and encodes:
- the LOC117262136 gene encoding glycine cleavage system H protein, mitochondrial-like: MAACGLFRSVSSNFFTVLPLLTRSATLPPLRLASKPYFGRSLATSSRLTAALKFTDKHEWIRVEEDGIGTVGISMFAQEALGDVVYCGLPEVGTQLAQQDEFGALESVKAASELYSPLTGEVVEVNTLLADNPGLVNKSCYKDGWLMKMTICNPAELDALMDEAAYERYIRSIED
- the fam107b gene encoding protein FAM107B isoform X3, with amino-acid sequence MAEPDYLEGDCDELIKPKKLINPVKNSRNHQDLHRELLMNQKRGLAPQNKPELQKVLEKRKREQVLKAQKEEQEAHKKRSDLEIELMKRQQKLEQLELEQQKIEEEQENTPEFVKMKSNLRRTKQETDGEERTT
- the fam107b gene encoding protein FAM107B isoform X2 produces the protein MATMFRYPVFPHLQGRSVMAEPDYLEGDCDELIKPKKLINPVKNSRNHQDLHRELLMNQKRGLAPQNKPELQKVLEKRKREQVLKAQKEEQEAHKKRSDLEIELMKRQQKLEQLELEQQKIEEEQENTPEFVKMKSNLRRTKQETDGEERTT
- the fam107b gene encoding protein FAM107B isoform X1; translation: MATMFRYPVFPHLQDPCDPGLSLSAGRSVMAEPDYLEGDCDELIKPKKLINPVKNSRNHQDLHRELLMNQKRGLAPQNKPELQKVLEKRKREQVLKAQKEEQEAHKKRSDLEIELMKRQQKLEQLELEQQKIEEEQENTPEFVKMKSNLRRTKQETDGEERTT